A single Campylobacter hyointestinalis subsp. hyointestinalis DNA region contains:
- a CDS encoding TonB-dependent receptor domain-containing protein: MQLAICIITQKREIKGIRAKGVLNFGDITGYIGASYSTDEHSSRVSGGTSSADKAINLALSKPYTKNAIIDYTSGFMQGEYMQDDYGVFSGVRIDHVSVDKYTSGNLSMTRDQNPVSAFIRYERYLDALTLYAGLGHAQRIADFWEFSKVGGMDLNKEKNSQIDLGSVLKDDISELSFNLFAYKIDDYIMLDYRNTSSVKAFNTDVMMLSGELDAKVLLQNLFKIGGGASYTYGKNLKNTNGLRDGDPLPQISPLAFRFLVGLEQKSWFANAQFYANAAQHRYKEGYGNAIGKDLGYSNDFWTIGLYGGYKYKNYQFLVAAENLNNTLYSYHNSKNGAAISTLDIPATTRVYEPGRSFWVKFKAHF, translated from the coding sequence GTGCAACTAGCTATATGTATAATAACCCAAAAAAGAGAGATAAAAGGCATCAGGGCCAAGGGAGTTTTAAATTTTGGAGATATCACCGGATATATAGGTGCATCATATAGCACAGATGAGCATAGTTCAAGAGTAAGCGGTGGCACGTCAAGTGCAGATAAAGCAATAAATTTAGCCTTATCTAAGCCATATACAAAAAATGCCATCATAGACTACACTTCAGGCTTTATGCAAGGCGAGTATATGCAAGATGATTATGGCGTATTTAGTGGTGTTAGGATAGATCATGTCAGTGTAGATAAATATACTTCTGGAAATTTATCTATGACAAGAGATCAAAATCCAGTATCTGCGTTCATCAGATATGAACGTTACCTAGATGCTTTGACTTTATACGCTGGTTTGGGACATGCTCAGAGAATTGCTGATTTTTGGGAGTTTTCAAAAGTAGGCGGTATGGATTTAAATAAAGAAAAAAATAGCCAAATCGACTTAGGAAGCGTACTTAAAGATGATATCTCTGAACTTAGTTTTAATCTTTTTGCTTATAAAATAGACGATTATATAATGCTTGATTATCGCAATACTTCATCAGTTAAAGCTTTTAATACCGATGTTATGATGCTTAGTGGAGAGTTGGACGCTAAAGTACTGCTACAAAATCTATTTAAAATAGGCGGTGGCGCCTCATATACGTACGGAAAAAATTTAAAAAATACAAACGGTTTGAGAGACGGCGATCCATTACCTCAAATTTCACCTCTTGCATTTAGATTTTTAGTTGGACTTGAGCAAAAATCATGGTTTGCTAATGCACAGTTTTATGCAAATGCAGCTCAACATCGCTATAAAGAAGGTTATGGAAATGCTATTGGAAAAGATTTAGGATATAGCAATGATTTTTGGACTATTGGACTATATGGAGGATATAAATATAAAAATTATCAATTCCTAGTCGCAGCTGAAAACTTAAATAATACGCTTTATAGCTATCACAATTCTAAAAATGGAGCAGCAATTTCTACTTTAGATATACCAGCTACTACTAGAGTTTATGAGCCAGGACGAAGCTTTTGGGTAAAATTTAAAGCACATTTCTAA
- the lon gene encoding endopeptidase La, giving the protein MQIKSSKTFPANLPVIVEDELFLYPFMITPLFLNDEQNLKALDVALQEGSQILVVSSKPQNETIRDFDACYNAGVIGSVMRKVPLPDGRVKILFQGSLKGKITERVSVDPMIATVDVIDVQRPSSQKVDALLSVLREKVKSLSLLNHFFPPDLLKTIDESMEATRVCDLILSSLRLKKSMAYTLFIEENLENRILKIVDYIIEEIEAYKLQKEIKTKVHSKIDKVNKEYFLKEQLKEIQKELGGDSSREEEISEYRDKLEAKKPYMGEDAYKEIKKQIDRLSRMHPDGSESSMTSGYLDWALDVPFGSLVKKKLGVNDVETQLGSDHYGLEKPKRRIVEYFGLRELLELRGLASKTNNGVILCFVGPPGVGKTSLANSISKALKRELVRIALGGLEDVNELRGHRRTYIGAMPGRIAQGLIEAKSMNPVIVLDEIDKLARSYKGDPTAVLLEILDPEQNSKFRDYYLNFDIDLSKVIFIATANDISLIPAPLRDRMEFIQLNSYTPQEKFEIAKKYLIPQELKKHGLKPSEVSITKDALNLIIEEYTRESGVRNLRRRIADILRKVALKILLKDSEKVSVTPKNLKEFLEKKIYEIDSVDKKNQIGIVNGLAWTSVGGDVLKIEAIKIRGKGSLQITGQLGDVMKESAQIAFSLIKTLIDNKTIIIPKTLNFKDDKGKEIAVYNAYDLHIHVPEGATPKDGPSAGITMSTAIASILSNKFVKSDVAMTGEITLSGKVLPIGGLKEKLIAAYKAKIKTALIPRKNYDRDLDEIPAEVKDNMSIIPVDNINDVLEHALVR; this is encoded by the coding sequence ATGCAGATAAAGAGTTCTAAAACATTTCCGGCAAATCTTCCTGTTATAGTAGAAGATGAGCTATTTTTATATCCTTTTATGATAACCCCATTGTTTTTAAACGATGAGCAAAATTTAAAAGCTCTTGATGTAGCTTTGCAAGAAGGTAGTCAAATTTTAGTCGTTTCATCAAAACCGCAAAATGAAACTATAAGGGATTTTGATGCTTGCTATAATGCTGGAGTCATAGGAAGCGTTATGAGAAAAGTACCGCTTCCAGATGGTAGAGTAAAAATTTTATTTCAAGGAAGTTTAAAAGGTAAGATAACTGAACGAGTAAGCGTAGATCCTATGATAGCTACTGTTGATGTTATTGATGTTCAAAGGCCATCATCTCAAAAAGTAGATGCGCTTTTGAGTGTTTTGAGAGAAAAGGTTAAAAGCTTAAGTCTTTTAAACCATTTTTTCCCGCCAGATCTTCTAAAAACTATAGATGAAAGTATGGAAGCAACTAGAGTTTGTGATCTTATACTAAGCAGTTTAAGGCTAAAAAAAAGTATGGCCTATACTCTTTTTATCGAGGAGAATTTAGAAAACAGAATTCTAAAGATAGTTGATTACATCATAGAAGAGATAGAGGCCTATAAACTCCAAAAAGAGATAAAAACAAAGGTTCATTCTAAAATCGATAAGGTAAATAAAGAATACTTTTTAAAAGAACAGCTAAAAGAGATACAAAAAGAATTAGGCGGCGATAGTAGTCGAGAAGAAGAGATAAGCGAGTATAGAGATAAGCTAGAAGCTAAAAAACCATATATGGGAGAAGACGCTTATAAGGAGATCAAAAAACAGATAGATCGGCTTTCTCGTATGCATCCTGATGGATCTGAGTCTAGTATGACTAGCGGATATCTTGACTGGGCGTTAGACGTGCCATTTGGAAGTTTGGTTAAAAAGAAGCTTGGCGTAAATGACGTAGAAACTCAGCTAGGTAGTGATCATTATGGACTTGAAAAACCAAAAAGACGTATAGTAGAGTATTTTGGGCTTAGAGAACTTTTAGAGCTCAGGGGACTTGCTAGTAAGACAAATAACGGTGTTATTTTATGTTTTGTAGGACCTCCTGGCGTGGGTAAGACAAGCCTTGCAAACTCTATTTCAAAAGCTTTAAAAAGAGAGCTCGTACGTATAGCTTTAGGTGGCCTTGAAGATGTAAATGAGCTAAGAGGTCATCGTCGCACATACATAGGAGCTATGCCAGGACGTATAGCACAAGGGCTTATAGAAGCTAAAAGTATGAACCCAGTAATTGTATTAGACGAGATAGATAAACTAGCAAGATCTTATAAAGGCGATCCTACTGCTGTTTTGCTAGAGATTCTAGATCCAGAGCAAAACTCTAAATTTAGAGATTATTATCTAAATTTTGATATAGATCTTAGCAAAGTTATATTTATAGCTACGGCAAATGACATATCTTTGATACCAGCACCACTTAGGGATAGGATGGAGTTTATACAACTAAATAGCTATACTCCGCAAGAAAAATTTGAGATAGCAAAAAAGTATCTTATTCCTCAAGAGCTAAAAAAACACGGTCTTAAACCAAGTGAAGTTAGTATCACAAAAGACGCTTTAAATTTGATCATCGAAGAGTATACAAGAGAAAGCGGAGTGAGAAATTTAAGACGAAGGATAGCAGATATCTTAAGAAAAGTCGCACTTAAAATTCTTTTAAAAGATAGTGAGAAAGTCAGCGTAACTCCTAAAAATTTAAAAGAGTTCTTAGAGAAAAAAATTTACGAGATAGACAGTGTAGATAAGAAAAATCAAATCGGTATAGTAAATGGACTTGCATGGACTAGTGTCGGCGGAGATGTTTTAAAGATAGAAGCCATAAAAATACGCGGAAAAGGCAGCTTACAAATAACAGGTCAGCTAGGCGACGTGATGAAAGAATCAGCACAAATAGCTTTTAGCCTTATAAAAACATTGATAGATAACAAAACCATAATCATACCAAAAACATTAAATTTCAAAGATGATAAAGGTAAAGAAATAGCAGTTTATAATGCTTATGATCTTCATATCCACGTCCCTGAGGGCGCTACGCCAAAAGACGGACCGAGTGCTGGTATCACGATGAGTACGGCTATAGCTTCAATCTTGAGTAATAAATTTGTAAAAAGCGATGTAGCGATGACTGGAGAGATAACATTAAGCGGAAAAGTTCTTCCTATAGGTGGGCTTAAAGAAAAACTTATAGCTGCATACAAAGCAAAGATCAAAACAGCTTTGATACCGCGTAAAAACTATGATAGAGATTTAGACGAGATCCCAGCTGAGGTCAAAGACAATATGTCGATAATCCCAGTCGATAATATAAATGACGTCTTAGAACACGCGTTAGTAAGATAG
- a CDS encoding outer membrane protein assembly factor BamD: protein METYLKKALLIISLLVFVGCGNKNDIELYNLSPEEWYSQVLKDIQNSDLEEADKHYISFSSEHISSPLLEQMLLILAQANVNDEKYETANAYLDEYIRRYGTKEKIEFANYMKIKANFDSFSKPNRNQKLMQDSIAAIENFLKNYPTTQYRPLIETMLVKFKLAQYYLDTQIYSLYERIDRQESAVIYKDKLDVSPLNGIDMIEPTLPWYMRAFE from the coding sequence ATGGAAACATATCTTAAAAAAGCATTATTGATAATATCTTTATTGGTTTTTGTCGGTTGCGGAAATAAAAACGATATTGAGCTTTACAATCTCAGCCCCGAAGAGTGGTATTCGCAAGTTCTTAAAGATATACAAAATTCGGATTTAGAAGAAGCGGATAAACATTATATATCGTTTTCTAGTGAGCATATATCGTCTCCTCTTTTAGAGCAAATGTTGCTTATCTTAGCTCAAGCAAATGTAAATGACGAAAAGTACGAAACAGCAAATGCCTATCTCGATGAATATATAAGAAGATACGGCACAAAAGAGAAGATAGAGTTTGCAAACTATATGAAGATAAAGGCAAATTTCGATTCGTTTTCAAAACCAAATCGCAACCAAAAGCTTATGCAAGACAGTATAGCCGCGATAGAAAACTTTTTAAAAAACTATCCAACTACTCAGTATAGACCGCTCATTGAAACTATGCTTGTTAAGTTTAAACTTGCGCAGTATTACTTAGATACGCAAATTTATAGCTTGTATGAGAGGATAGACAGACAAGAATCAGCTGTTATTTACAAAGACAAGTTAGATGTTTCGCCACTAAATGGCATAGATATGATAGAGCCTACGCTCCCTTGGTATATGAGAGCCTTTGAATAG
- the recG gene encoding ATP-dependent DNA helicase RecG — protein sequence MKFETSDTKELRGIGISSLLDLALRFPKSYDDLSIKDRPNEGINTVQIEIKFSKRSASMLSVIAFCTTWNVEVRVVIFNAKPWHYSTFRSKKIVFINARSVYAYGSWQFINPKVVTKIGSILPHYKTSMQDSKLAKLIRKYVTHQNLSNEGLNENEINLLLKIHENGSESVNIISNLKQDKNAVNILKFIEIYNYMKKLNGKKINFKAEKFDVFDIASWISSLPFKPTNDQINALQDIKNDFLKGEASKRVVMGDVGSGKTLVILGATLMVYPKTAILMAPTSILAEQIYSEAKRLLPEFMNVMLVKKGAKDSDFRGVNLIIGTHVLLYQSLPKVPLVMVDEQHRFGSNQRQKIDELTKSTLTKAHFLQFSATPIPRTLSLIRSELVSFSFLKEIPFKKNIHTVLIQNDGFNSLMSHIKAQILAGKQAIIVYPLVEVSEVSNYQSLSEASSFWTSKFKNIFITHGKDKLKDEVLKDFKERGDILLTTTVVEVGISLPRLSTIVIVAAELLGLASLHQLRGRVGRNGGEGWCYLYTKLKNIPPRLKEFASTLDGFLVSEIDLRNRQAGDILDGRLQHGATFEYYDMEESITIEAKHRLSLFKKSNLSEQKS from the coding sequence ATGAAATTTGAAACTAGCGACACAAAAGAGCTTAGGGGTATAGGCATAAGCTCTTTGCTAGATCTCGCTCTTAGGTTCCCTAAAAGTTATGATGATCTAAGCATCAAAGACAGACCAAATGAAGGTATAAATACCGTCCAAATAGAGATCAAATTTAGCAAAAGAAGTGCTTCTATGCTAAGTGTGATCGCTTTTTGTACTACTTGGAACGTAGAAGTAAGAGTTGTTATTTTCAACGCTAAACCGTGGCACTACTCTACTTTTAGAAGTAAAAAGATCGTTTTTATAAATGCAAGATCGGTCTATGCTTATGGTAGTTGGCAGTTTATAAATCCAAAAGTCGTCACAAAAATAGGCTCTATATTGCCACACTATAAAACAAGTATGCAAGACTCAAAGCTTGCTAAACTGATACGAAAATACGTAACTCATCAAAATCTTAGTAATGAAGGCTTAAATGAAAATGAGATAAATTTGCTTTTAAAAATTCACGAAAACGGCTCTGAGAGCGTAAATATTATATCAAATTTGAAACAGGACAAAAATGCCGTAAATATACTTAAATTTATAGAAATTTATAATTATATGAAAAAGCTTAACGGTAAAAAAATAAATTTTAAAGCTGAAAAATTTGATGTTTTTGACATCGCAAGCTGGATAAGTTCACTTCCTTTTAAGCCTACGAACGACCAAATAAATGCTTTGCAAGACATAAAAAACGATTTTTTAAAGGGTGAGGCTTCAAAACGCGTTGTTATGGGAGATGTGGGTAGTGGAAAAACTCTGGTTATCTTAGGAGCTACTCTTATGGTATATCCAAAAACAGCGATTTTAATGGCGCCGACTAGCATTTTGGCTGAACAAATTTATAGTGAGGCAAAAAGGTTGTTACCTGAGTTTATGAACGTGATGCTAGTCAAAAAAGGTGCAAAAGATAGTGATTTTAGAGGAGTAAATTTGATCATAGGAACGCACGTTTTGCTTTATCAAAGCTTACCTAAAGTTCCGCTAGTAATGGTTGATGAACAGCATAGATTTGGCTCAAATCAGCGTCAAAAGATAGATGAGCTTACAAAAAGCACTCTTACTAAAGCTCATTTTTTACAGTTTAGCGCTACGCCGATCCCTAGAACACTTAGTCTTATCCGCTCAGAACTAGTCAGTTTTAGTTTTTTAAAAGAGATACCGTTTAAGAAAAATATTCATACGGTTTTGATTCAAAATGATGGATTTAACTCTTTAATGTCTCATATAAAAGCTCAAATTTTAGCTGGTAAGCAAGCTATCATCGTATATCCTTTGGTTGAGGTTAGCGAAGTTAGTAACTATCAAAGCTTAAGTGAAGCTAGTTCTTTTTGGACGTCTAAATTTAAAAATATTTTCATAACTCACGGGAAAGATAAACTAAAAGATGAAGTTCTAAAAGATTTTAAAGAACGTGGAGACATCTTGCTTACGACGACGGTTGTTGAAGTGGGCATATCACTTCCTAGACTTAGTACGATAGTCATTGTAGCAGCTGAGCTTTTGGGGCTTGCCTCGCTTCATCAGCTCAGAGGTAGAGTCGGGCGAAACGGCGGAGAAGGTTGGTGCTATCTTTATACTAAACTTAAAAATATACCGCCGAGATTAAAGGAATTTGCATCTACGCTTGATGGATTTTTAGTGTCTGAGATCGATCTTAGAAATAGACAAGCAGGGGATATTTTAGATGGCAGACTTCAGCACGGCGCTACTTTTGAGTATTATGATATGGAAGAGAGTATAACTATAGAGGCTAAACATAGACTCTCGCTTTTCAAAAAGTCGAATTTAAGCGAGCAAAAAAGCTAA
- a CDS encoding M16 family metallopeptidase gives MEKLELNIKNICVPVIYEYDNTLPLVSFKLVFKVAGSIQNKKPGLASMCAELLSEGTKKLGVNEFNKRLDERAVYLNISAGFETFVIEIDCLKEYFKFALDSLKELLEDPNYTEETLEKLKAQTLGDIAANATDFDYQAKIELNKILFKGSSLADPSIGTKSSVELINLEDIRDFISSNLDISNLFLVLGGDVRFDLAHFINLLEPLNLGKKRELEKITTSSAKQKKIIKKDSEQAYVYFGAPFNVPSQQKFMANVAMFILGSSGFGSRFMEEIRVKRGLAYSVYIRNSLNLSNTSAMGYLQTKNESKDEAVKVVLSELEKFVKFGVTSKELDAAKNFLLGSEPLSKETLFKRLDIAQNDYYMGYELGEFDKNLEKIKNLELKTLNDFILSHKEILDQSFAIITNEI, from the coding sequence TTGGAAAAGTTAGAATTAAATATAAAAAATATTTGTGTCCCAGTTATTTACGAATACGACAATACTTTGCCATTAGTAAGCTTTAAGCTTGTTTTTAAAGTAGCTGGAAGTATACAAAACAAAAAGCCCGGTCTTGCTTCTATGTGCGCTGAGCTTTTAAGTGAGGGAACTAAAAAACTTGGAGTAAATGAGTTTAATAAACGCCTTGATGAGAGAGCTGTATATCTAAACATATCTGCTGGTTTTGAAACATTTGTTATAGAGATAGACTGCTTAAAAGAGTATTTTAAATTTGCTCTTGACAGCTTAAAAGAGCTCTTAGAAGATCCAAACTATACTGAAGAAACACTAGAAAAACTAAAAGCTCAAACTCTAGGTGATATAGCAGCAAATGCTACTGACTTTGACTATCAAGCAAAAATAGAGCTAAATAAAATTCTTTTTAAAGGCTCTAGCCTAGCAGATCCTAGCATCGGCACTAAAAGTAGCGTAGAGCTTATAAATTTAGAAGATATCAGAGATTTTATAAGCTCAAATTTGGATATATCAAATTTATTTTTAGTATTAGGTGGAGATGTTAGATTTGATCTTGCTCATTTTATAAATTTACTAGAGCCGCTAAATTTAGGTAAAAAAAGAGAACTTGAAAAGATCACTACAAGTAGTGCTAAGCAAAAAAAGATTATAAAAAAAGATAGTGAGCAAGCTTACGTGTATTTTGGAGCTCCGTTTAATGTGCCATCACAGCAAAAATTTATGGCTAACGTGGCTATGTTTATATTAGGAAGTAGTGGGTTTGGATCTAGATTTATGGAAGAAATTCGTGTAAAAAGAGGCTTGGCATACTCTGTTTATATAAGAAATTCTCTAAATTTATCAAATACTTCGGCGATGGGATATCTGCAAACAAAAAATGAAAGCAAAGATGAAGCGGTAAAAGTGGTGCTTAGCGAGCTTGAGAAATTTGTAAAATTCGGTGTAACAAGTAAAGAGCTTGACGCGGCTAAGAACTTTTTACTAGGTAGTGAGCCGCTTAGCAAAGAGACGCTTTTTAAGCGTTTGGATATAGCTCAAAATGACTATTATATGGGTTATGAACTCGGTGAATTTGATAAAAATTTAGAAAAAATCAAAAATCTTGAGTTAAAAACGCTCAACGATTTTATCCTCTCTCATAAAGAGATATTAGATCAATCATTTGCAATAATCACAAATGAAATTTGA
- the pyk gene encoding pyruvate kinase, which produces MTSKRTKIVATVGPASDSLETIEALAKEGVNVFRLNFSHGTHEYHKSTLDKVRQAEKNLGIRLGILQDICGPKIRVGKLENPFELKAGDKLIVVKDDIIGVQVSQNEYKLSINHPEISNLIKEGEYIYLYDGMIRAKVIKVADQIETIIENDGVLNSNKGVNFPNTKLNIEVITDKDKKDLEWGAKNGVDFVAVSFVQNAKDVQKAKDLIKEFGGHAKVFAKIEKFDAVENIDEIVRVSDGIMVARGDLGIEVPYYKVPSIQKSIIRKANEANKPVITATQMMLSMAKNESATRAEISDVANAVLDGTDAVMLSEESAVGINPVAVVKAMSATIAESEKIYPYGKFDEFSFVDETDMVASSTSRLATRIGVCAIVSITSSGQSAVKMARNRPNMDIIAVTHDEETARSLTIVWGVKPSLVIQKSRLNILLANTIQGLYKKGLISDECTYIMTAGYPTGAIGSTNFIRILKKDQIDYYLDAAI; this is translated from the coding sequence ATGACAAGCAAAAGAACAAAGATCGTAGCTACGGTCGGTCCTGCAAGCGATAGTTTGGAGACTATAGAGGCGTTAGCAAAAGAGGGTGTAAATGTATTTAGACTAAATTTCTCTCACGGAACACATGAATATCATAAATCAACTCTTGATAAAGTAAGACAAGCTGAAAAAAATTTAGGCATTAGACTTGGAATTTTGCAAGATATTTGTGGACCAAAGATAAGAGTAGGAAAGCTTGAAAATCCGTTTGAACTAAAAGCCGGAGATAAACTTATAGTTGTAAAAGATGATATTATTGGAGTTCAAGTCTCTCAAAATGAGTATAAACTTAGTATAAATCATCCTGAGATCTCAAACCTTATAAAAGAGGGCGAGTATATATATCTATATGATGGAATGATCAGAGCTAAAGTCATAAAAGTAGCAGATCAAATAGAGACGATTATAGAAAATGACGGAGTTTTAAATTCAAATAAAGGCGTAAATTTTCCAAATACAAAGCTAAATATCGAAGTCATCACAGACAAAGATAAAAAAGATCTAGAGTGGGGTGCGAAAAACGGTGTGGATTTTGTAGCAGTTAGCTTTGTACAAAATGCAAAAGATGTGCAAAAAGCCAAAGATCTTATAAAAGAATTTGGCGGACACGCTAAAGTTTTTGCCAAAATAGAAAAATTTGATGCAGTCGAAAATATAGACGAGATAGTGCGCGTGAGTGACGGTATAATGGTAGCTCGTGGAGATCTTGGTATAGAAGTTCCTTATTACAAAGTACCATCTATCCAAAAAAGTATCATAAGAAAGGCAAATGAAGCAAATAAGCCAGTCATCACAGCAACTCAGATGATGCTCTCAATGGCAAAAAATGAAAGCGCAACAAGAGCCGAGATCAGCGACGTGGCAAACGCCGTTTTAGACGGAACGGATGCGGTTATGCTAAGCGAAGAAAGCGCCGTAGGTATAAATCCAGTCGCAGTCGTAAAAGCAATGAGCGCAACCATAGCAGAGAGCGAAAAGATATATCCTTATGGTAAATTTGATGAGTTTTCATTTGTAGATGAAACCGATATGGTAGCAAGCTCGACTTCAAGACTAGCTACTAGGATAGGAGTTTGTGCTATAGTGTCTATAACAAGCTCTGGTCAAAGTGCTGTTAAAATGGCTAGAAATCGTCCAAATATGGATATTATAGCTGTGACTCACGATGAGGAAACCGCTAGAAGCTTGACTATAGTTTGGGGTGTTAAACCGTCACTTGTCATACAAAAAAGTAGGTTAAATATCTTACTTGCAAATACAATTCAAGGACTTTATAAAAAAGGTCTTATAAGCGACGAATGTACCTATATAATGACTGCTGGTTATCCAACAGGAGCCATAGGAAGTACAAACTTTATAAGAATACTGAAAAAAGATCAAATAGATTATTATTTAGACGCTGCTATATAA
- a CDS encoding class I SAM-dependent DNA methyltransferase — MKNNDKQNKSSICANQDFYKDENDDAQYSHESLDFYAKIEPLFGFYDAYDRLYDIYIKQIYLLFKFKNRVDAPKPNMLDFGCGNGRFGSLLTPKFNVLGCDKSPKMLEICKSIRTTNRSLQDIDAKFDLITAVSDVLNYLDKNELMSFFADSFEKLNEGGYLIFDVNTKFGFDEVASGSLYVKDMQNDLVIDAKFDKNMLETDFIYFAKNGDLYKRSVFHITQYYHTSKDILELSKASNLKQIKRLNVNLFSDHLADKVLYIFQKQFQ; from the coding sequence TTGAAAAATAACGATAAACAAAATAAGAGTAGTATTTGCGCAAACCAAGATTTCTACAAAGACGAGAATGATGATGCGCAATACTCTCATGAAAGCCTTGATTTTTATGCAAAGATAGAGCCGTTATTTGGGTTTTATGATGCTTATGATAGGCTTTATGACATCTATATAAAACAGATATATTTACTTTTTAAATTTAAAAATAGAGTTGATGCACCAAAGCCTAATATGCTTGATTTTGGCTGTGGAAACGGTAGATTTGGCTCTCTTTTAACTCCTAAATTTAATGTCTTGGGGTGCGATAAAAGCCCTAAGATGCTTGAAATTTGCAAGTCCATACGTACTACAAACAGATCATTGCAAGACATAGATGCTAAATTTGATCTTATCACAGCAGTAAGTGATGTTTTAAACTATTTAGATAAAAATGAGCTAATGAGCTTTTTTGCAGATAGTTTTGAAAAACTAAATGAAGGCGGTTATCTTATATTTGATGTAAATACCAAATTTGGATTTGATGAGGTTGCAAGCGGAAGTCTTTATGTAAAAGATATGCAAAATGATCTCGTCATCGATGCTAAATTTGATAAAAATATGCTAGAGACCGATTTTATTTATTTTGCAAAAAATGGCGATTTATATAAAAGATCTGTATTTCATATAACCCAGTATTATCATACTTCAAAAGATATTTTAGAACTATCAAAAGCATCAAATTTAAAGCAAATAAAAAGACTAAACGTAAATCTTTTTAGCGACCATCTTGCCGATAAGGTACTTTATATATTTCAAAAACAGTTTCAGTAA
- a CDS encoding FAD-dependent oxidoreductase, with protein MKEKHYEVAIVGGGISGAALLYELARYTDINSIALIEKYGGLATLNSKGTANSQTVHCGDIETNYTFEKASKVRRTAAMVVKYGIQHDLQGKYMFDGQKMAIGVGDSEVEYIKKRYEEFKPLYPYIEFYDKEELAKIEPKIIYDKNGNQRSENVVGMGVKSGVYTTVDFGAFTSTLVDNAKKEGKECDVYLNSEVTDINQVGDKFYITTKNGLSISADFVVVNAGVHSLFLAHRMGYGLNFGCLPMAGSFYLTKQKLLNGKVYMVQNPKLPFAALHGDPDILADGCTRFGPTALAMPKLERYHGTYRSFMDFCKTLNFDGDIVKIFYDLLKDSEIRNYVLRNFMFEVPYFNKKLFVKDARKIVPSLEVSDIYYARGFGGVRPQVLNKTEKKLMLGEASINTGKGIIFNMTPSPGATSCLGNAERDVKEVCKFLNKNFNEEKFNQELVDQD; from the coding sequence ATGAAAGAAAAGCATTATGAAGTCGCCATAGTAGGTGGCGGTATCAGCGGTGCGGCATTATTATATGAGCTTGCAAGATATACTGATATAAATAGCATAGCATTGATAGAAAAATATGGTGGGCTTGCAACCCTAAATTCAAAAGGAACTGCGAATTCTCAAACCGTGCATTGCGGTGATATAGAAACCAACTATACTTTCGAGAAAGCTAGTAAAGTCAGAAGAACAGCTGCAATGGTTGTAAAATATGGTATTCAGCATGATCTTCAAGGCAAATATATGTTTGATGGTCAAAAAATGGCTATCGGCGTCGGCGATAGCGAAGTAGAATACATAAAAAAACGTTACGAAGAGTTTAAGCCATTATATCCATATATAGAATTCTACGACAAAGAAGAGTTAGCTAAGATAGAACCTAAAATTATTTATGACAAAAACGGAAATCAAAGAAGCGAAAATGTAGTAGGTATGGGCGTTAAGAGTGGGGTTTATACTACTGTTGATTTTGGAGCATTTACGTCTACGTTAGTAGATAATGCAAAAAAAGAGGGTAAAGAGTGCGACGTATATCTAAATAGTGAAGTTACGGATATAAATCAAGTCGGAGATAAATTCTACATAACCACAAAAAATGGGCTTTCCATAAGTGCTGATTTCGTTGTAGTAAATGCCGGTGTTCACTCACTATTTTTAGCTCACAGAATGGGGTATGGTTTGAATTTTGGTTGTTTGCCTATGGCAGGAAGCTTTTATCTAACAAAACAAAAACTTCTAAATGGCAAGGTTTATATGGTGCAAAATCCAAAATTGCCTTTTGCTGCTTTGCACGGAGATCCTGATATCTTAGCGGACGGCTGTACTCGTTTTGGACCAACTGCTCTTGCTATGCCAAAACTAGAAAGATATCATGGTACTTATAGAAGTTTTATGGATTTTTGTAAAACTTTAAATTTTGACGGCGACATAGTTAAGATATTTTATGATCTACTAAAAGATAGCGAGATTAGAAATTACGTTCTTAGAAATTTTATGTTTGAAGTTCCATATTTCAATAAAAAATTATTTGTAAAAGATGCTAGAAAGATAGTGCCTAGTCTAGAAGTCAGCGATATTTACTACGCAAGAGGATTTGGCGGTGTAAGACCTCAAGTCTTAAACAAAACAGAGAAAAAATTAATGCTCGGTGAGGCTAGTATAAATACTGGAAAAGGTATTATCTTTAATATGACTCCAAGCCCAGGAGCTACTAGCTGCTTAGGAAATGCAGAACGCGACGTAAAAGAAGTATGCAAATTCCTTAATAAAAACTTTAATGAAGAGAAATTTAACCAAGAGTTGGTTGATCAAGATTAA